TCGGCCAGCTCGAGGAGCCGGGCGACCGTGCGCCGGAACCGTCCCGGCGACCTCAGGGTGAGGCCGCGCTCGGAGCCGGTGGTCGACATCGCGACGCGCCACCCCTCCCCGACGCCGCCCAGCACGTCGCGGTCGGGTACGAGGACGTCGTCGAAGAAGACGTCCGCGAAGCCGGGGTCGCCGTCCAGGCGCGGGAAGGGGCGGACCGTCACACCGGGCGCGTCCAGCGGCACCAGCAGGTAGGTCAGCCCGCGGTGGCGGGCGGACTCGGGGTCCGTGCGGAACAACCCGAAGAGGTGCGTGCAGAAGCCGCCGCGGGTGCTCCAGGTCTTCTGGCCGCTCACCCGCCAGCCCTGGGCGTCGTCGTCGCGGACCGCCCGGCTCCGCACGGAGGCCAGGTCGCTGCCCGCGCCCGGCTCGGACCAGCCCTGCGCCCAGAGGTCCTCCGCCGCGGCCATCCGCGGCAGGATGCGCCGCTGCTGCTCGGGGGTGCCGAACTCGAAGACGGTCGGGGCGAGCAGGAAGATGCCGTTCTGGGTGACGCGCGCCGGCGCGTCGGCACGGGCGTACTCCTCCTCGAAGATCAGCCACTCCCACAGCGAGGCGTCGCGTCCGCCGTACTCCCGCGGCCACGACACGGCCGACCACCCCGCCTGGAAGAGCGTCCGCTCCCAGCCCACGTGGGCGGCGAATCCCTCCTCGGTGTCACCCGAGGGCAGGGGCGTCCGGGGGACGTTCTCGGCGAGCCAGCCGCGCACCTCCGCGCGGAAGGCATCCTCCTGGTCGGTGTACCTCAGATCCATCGAACGACCTCCTCGCCGTTGCGCCGGGGGGCCGCCCCCAGGGTGGTGCCGGTGATGCGCGCGACGGGCAGCAGCGCGCACAGGGTCCAGTCGTCGGGCAGCCCGAGGACCCCGGCGAGCTCGCCGGACCTCCGCAGACCGATCGTGGTCAGGCAGGTGCCCAGACCGCGGGCGCGGGCGGCGAGCTGGAACGACCAGACCGCTGGGTACACCGAGCCGTAGAACTTCGCCGCCTCGGCGCCGACGGCCGCCTGCGGCGCGGGCGCGGTCGAGCAGACGACGATGATCCGGGGCACCTTCCCCATCACCTGGGCCAGGTGGGCCGAGCTCTGCCGGACCTTGGTCAGCTGACCGGCCGCCTCCCCCGACGGGGCCGGCCGGGCGCGATCGAGCTCGGCGTACGCCGCCTGGTAGAGCTCGCCCACCGCCGCCCGGGTGCCGGGGTCCTTCACCACGAGCCAGCGCAGCGGCTCCTCCGCACCCCCGCTGGGGGCCTGGCGGGCAGCGGCCAGCGCTTCGCGGAGAAGGGCGTCGTCGACGTCGTGCTCGAGGTCCAGCCGCTTGCGGACCGCGCGCGTGGTGGTCAGCAGCTCGTCGGCCACGGTGATCGCGGCCGGATCGAAGGAAGGCACGGTGGCCATGCCCGTCACCCCTCCTTCGTGGGCGTCACGGACGACACCTCGTTCTCGTTCGCGAGGATCTCCTCGACGTCTTCCTCGGCGCGCCGCAGGAGACGGGTGCGCAGGACGCCCATGACGACCATGGCCACGACGAGCGTCACGAGGATGCCGCCGGAGAGCGGCCGGCTGACGAAGATGCCCAGGTCGCCCCCGGACATCAGCAGCGACTGGCGGAAGGCCTGCTCCATGATCGGGCCGAGCACGAAGGCGAGCACGAGCGGACCCGGTTCGAAGCCGGTCTTCTTCATCAGCCAGCCGAGCACGCCGAAGCCGATGACGACCCACATGTCGAAGACCTCGTTGTTGACCGAGTAGACGCCGGCCATCGTCACCAGCAGGGTGAACGCCGCAAGGATCCCGGGCCGCACCTGGAGCACGCGGATGAACACCCCGACGAGGGGGATGTTCAGCAGGAGCAGCATCAGGTTGCCGACGTACATCGACGCGATGACGGCCCAGAATACGTCGGGGTGCTCCTCGATCAGGCGGGGACTCGGCGTGACCCCCTGGATCAGCAGCGCGCCGTAG
The sequence above is drawn from the Nocardioides sp. zg-1228 genome and encodes:
- a CDS encoding acyl-CoA dehydrogenase family protein, with the protein product MDLRYTDQEDAFRAEVRGWLAENVPRTPLPSGDTEEGFAAHVGWERTLFQAGWSAVSWPREYGGRDASLWEWLIFEEEYARADAPARVTQNGIFLLAPTVFEFGTPEQQRRILPRMAAAEDLWAQGWSEPGAGSDLASVRSRAVRDDDAQGWRVSGQKTWSTRGGFCTHLFGLFRTDPESARHRGLTYLLVPLDAPGVTVRPFPRLDGDPGFADVFFDDVLVPDRDVLGGVGEGWRVAMSTTGSERGLTLRSPGRFRRTVARLLELAEQHPERVSGSLHDRLVEAWMDAEAYQLFTLRQVTQITEGHQVGAESSLNKVFWSEMDVRLHEIAMELLGAEAQVDSVWPRGFQFALGGTIYAGTNEIQRNIISERILKLPRK
- a CDS encoding nitroreductase family protein, with product MATVPSFDPAAITVADELLTTTRAVRKRLDLEHDVDDALLREALAAARQAPSGGAEEPLRWLVVKDPGTRAAVGELYQAAYAELDRARPAPSGEAAGQLTKVRQSSAHLAQVMGKVPRIIVVCSTAPAPQAAVGAEAAKFYGSVYPAVWSFQLAARARGLGTCLTTIGLRRSGELAGVLGLPDDWTLCALLPVARITGTTLGAAPRRNGEEVVRWI